One stretch of Paenibacillus sp. AN1007 DNA includes these proteins:
- a CDS encoding ABC transporter substrate-binding protein, producing MKTGKKLSVKSLFAITLCLLMLVVSACSNSSKGSDGGNEKDAEGNYKDNLTISVANLTEVKNGNMDNEFHKFWEDKFNIKWDYNYIDWDSWGEKLRLWINSGDLPDVAVWNYVHGDAINNIDQGLFYKFPDDWKERWPNVAAAYKLTGLGDKLEELTGGTYVLPRPIYFENKPADPLTNQIGVIALRKDWAKAVGFELKDAYTTSELNQFAELVKEKDPGKVGNKLVPLSYNAADAMTNIIMPNNVHAITDVPFYKGEDGQFHWGPADPETLTGLKLMQKAYKDGLLNPEFYTWKNNEGQNNFKVTGTAAVTSLGGLASYRQGLDSDMKKNLGVNSDDLVHTAIVLGDDGKYRNMEQANFWSALIFNPNISDEKFERIMDLIDYSATKEGQLLINMGFEGKDWKYDDNKELVSLLPEGTVLEDKYPARFEGLYLLGDDFSVVNPAIKKDYRDRAVELFQEKAKLGTEGKSLAPYDWDVNLYDSKAKSQASFDYQNEYANLILKGGDLEANWKEWVNSKMSLVQPYLDELNEKFK from the coding sequence ATGAAAACGGGCAAAAAGTTGTCAGTCAAATCGTTATTTGCGATCACACTCTGTCTCTTGATGTTGGTGGTATCCGCTTGTTCCAACAGCAGCAAAGGTTCAGATGGTGGAAACGAAAAGGATGCGGAAGGAAATTACAAAGATAACCTGACCATTTCTGTAGCGAATCTGACCGAAGTGAAGAACGGAAATATGGACAATGAGTTCCATAAATTCTGGGAAGACAAATTCAACATAAAATGGGACTACAACTACATTGACTGGGATTCTTGGGGCGAGAAGCTTCGTCTGTGGATCAACTCTGGCGACCTGCCGGATGTAGCGGTGTGGAACTATGTACATGGCGATGCAATCAACAACATCGATCAAGGTTTGTTCTACAAATTCCCGGATGATTGGAAAGAGCGCTGGCCAAACGTTGCTGCGGCTTACAAACTGACAGGACTTGGTGATAAGTTGGAAGAACTGACAGGCGGTACGTATGTGCTTCCTAGACCAATCTATTTTGAAAACAAACCGGCAGATCCGCTGACGAACCAAATCGGTGTTATCGCTCTTCGTAAAGACTGGGCAAAAGCCGTTGGTTTCGAACTGAAGGATGCTTACACAACTTCCGAATTGAATCAGTTTGCTGAACTGGTAAAAGAAAAAGATCCAGGCAAAGTGGGCAATAAACTGGTGCCATTGTCTTACAATGCTGCCGATGCGATGACAAACATCATCATGCCTAACAATGTTCATGCAATTACAGACGTTCCTTTCTACAAAGGTGAAGATGGTCAGTTCCATTGGGGTCCTGCAGATCCAGAAACACTGACAGGTCTGAAATTGATGCAAAAAGCGTACAAAGATGGACTGCTTAACCCTGAGTTCTACACTTGGAAAAACAATGAAGGACAAAACAACTTCAAAGTAACAGGTACTGCGGCTGTAACAAGTCTTGGTGGACTCGCTTCTTACAGACAAGGTCTGGATTCCGATATGAAAAAGAACCTTGGCGTGAACAGTGATGACCTCGTTCACACAGCGATCGTTCTTGGTGATGATGGTAAATACCGCAACATGGAGCAAGCGAACTTCTGGTCTGCACTGATTTTCAACCCGAACATCAGTGATGAGAAATTCGAACGGATCATGGATCTGATCGATTACTCTGCAACTAAAGAAGGACAACTGCTTATCAACATGGGCTTTGAAGGCAAGGACTGGAAATACGATGACAACAAAGAGCTGGTAAGCTTGCTGCCAGAGGGAACTGTACTGGAAGACAAATATCCTGCACGTTTTGAAGGACTTTATCTTCTTGGCGATGACTTCAGTGTTGTAAACCCTGCAATCAAAAAAGATTACCGTGATAGAGCAGTAGAATTGTTCCAAGAGAAAGCGAAATTGGGTACAGAAGGAAAATCGTTGGCACCATACGATTGGGATGTGAACCTGTACGATTCCAAAGCGAAGAGCCAAGCTTCTTTCGATTATCAAAACGAATACGCCAACTTGATCCTCAAAGGTGGAGATTTGGAAGCCAACTGGAAAGAGTGGGTTAATAGCAAAATGTCTCTGGTTCAACCATACCTGGATGAACTGAACGAGAAGTTCAAGTAA
- a CDS encoding LacI family DNA-binding transcriptional regulator has translation MVSIKDIAKKAGVSISTVSYALNGSSKVTDETSSKILAIAKELNYVPNAAARTLKKRESRILGVFLTDFSGDVYGDLLSGMKAVCNAQGYDLIVCSGKQSHRMLPERMIDGAIILDHTFASEELMQYADRGHKIVVLDRELKHANINQVLLDNKAGATLAMEYLIEQGHKKIYVVTGPEGSFDSVQRLKAVRQVAEREADVEWIEIAGDFEKSGGERAADHIIQTYNGPAAVFCLNDEMAIGLCDRLADSDLQVGEQIDVIGFDHIELSNYVQPKLASIDYSKRKWGALAAEQLIKIIAGEPVDHERIYVTLVEGESVKGPNHADPTSILSMPNERAASY, from the coding sequence ATGGTCAGTATCAAGGATATCGCCAAAAAGGCGGGAGTTTCCATCTCGACCGTATCATACGCGCTGAATGGAAGCAGCAAAGTGACCGATGAGACGAGTTCCAAAATTTTGGCCATTGCCAAAGAGCTGAACTATGTTCCCAATGCAGCTGCACGAACATTAAAAAAGAGAGAGTCACGGATTTTGGGTGTGTTTCTCACGGATTTCAGCGGTGATGTGTATGGCGACTTGTTAAGCGGGATGAAGGCGGTGTGCAATGCCCAAGGGTACGATCTCATTGTATGCAGCGGTAAACAGTCCCATCGGATGCTGCCCGAAAGAATGATCGATGGCGCCATTATTCTCGATCATACCTTTGCTAGTGAGGAACTGATGCAGTATGCCGATCGGGGACATAAAATTGTAGTGCTCGACCGTGAGCTGAAACATGCAAACATTAATCAGGTACTGCTGGATAACAAGGCTGGCGCTACACTGGCGATGGAATATTTGATTGAACAGGGACACAAAAAAATCTATGTAGTTACAGGTCCGGAAGGATCGTTTGACTCCGTACAGCGTTTGAAGGCGGTAAGGCAGGTTGCAGAGCGTGAGGCGGATGTCGAATGGATCGAAATCGCGGGAGATTTCGAGAAAAGCGGAGGAGAACGAGCTGCGGATCACATTATACAGACGTATAACGGACCGGCAGCGGTATTTTGTCTTAATGATGAGATGGCTATCGGCTTATGTGACCGTCTTGCAGATAGTGACCTTCAGGTGGGAGAGCAGATCGATGTCATTGGCTTCGATCATATTGAGCTGAGCAACTACGTGCAGCCAAAGCTGGCAAGCATCGATTACTCCAAACGAAAGTGGGGCGCGCTTGCGGCTGAGCAGTTAATTAAAATTATCGCTGGAGAACCGGTCGATCATGAGCGGATATATGTCACTTTGGTGGAAGGAGAGTCGGTGAAGGGACCAAATCATGCTGATCCTACCTCCATACTTTCCATGCCAAATGAACGTGCAGCAAGCTATTGA
- a CDS encoding phosphodiester glycosidase family protein, with protein sequence MITPVKQVNRFFMLALAPFIGLIICMLLFRPELETGNVLPAALPEDRVTAQTQAISRELAGAKDAAVQTSSSIKRTTQLYNKTTSTMSTIVQKAAVQASRPETIYNKRITSKLGIPFERVDSDRITIEMYHVNPGTYTGYAMKIKLKDPSAMQMAMSSEPGRSETTMQAVKRSGAIAGINAGGFADSGGKRYPLSTTVMDGKYVNGFQASFKDLFFVGLNDAGKLVGGKFFDKSTLDRLRPQFGATFVPILMKNGQKTIIPDKWKVSPKRAPRTVIGNYKDDQLLIIVVDGYNESGSSGATLEEMQGRLLKLGVIDAYNLDGGGSSSLILNNRVMNRPSDGSLRPVPTHFLFYK encoded by the coding sequence ATGATTACACCCGTGAAACAGGTTAATCGTTTTTTTATGCTTGCACTGGCTCCTTTTATAGGATTAATTATATGCATGCTGCTGTTTCGTCCCGAGCTTGAGACCGGAAACGTGCTTCCCGCTGCTTTGCCTGAAGATCGGGTAACCGCTCAGACCCAGGCCATCAGCAGGGAACTTGCCGGAGCAAAAGATGCTGCGGTTCAAACTTCTTCTTCTATTAAAAGAACAACGCAGCTGTATAACAAAACCACCAGCACCATGTCAACCATAGTACAGAAGGCTGCGGTTCAGGCTTCACGTCCGGAAACCATCTACAACAAACGAATTACATCCAAACTCGGTATTCCTTTCGAGCGTGTGGATAGCGACCGGATCACCATTGAAATGTACCATGTTAATCCCGGGACCTACACAGGATATGCCATGAAGATCAAACTGAAGGATCCCAGCGCCATGCAGATGGCCATGAGCAGTGAGCCTGGACGTTCGGAGACAACGATGCAGGCCGTGAAACGGAGCGGAGCCATTGCCGGAATTAATGCCGGCGGATTCGCTGACAGCGGCGGTAAACGATATCCTCTCAGTACAACGGTCATGGACGGTAAGTACGTAAATGGTTTTCAAGCCAGTTTCAAAGACCTGTTCTTTGTTGGCCTTAATGATGCCGGCAAGCTGGTTGGAGGCAAATTTTTTGATAAAAGCACACTGGATCGTTTACGCCCCCAATTCGGAGCAACATTTGTACCGATCCTTATGAAAAATGGACAGAAAACGATTATTCCAGACAAATGGAAAGTATCACCGAAACGGGCACCAAGAACCGTCATTGGAAACTACAAAGACGATCAATTACTTATTATTGTTGTCGACGGATATAACGAAAGCGGAAGCTCTGGTGCCACGCTTGAAGAGATGCAGGGCAGATTGCTCAAACTGGGCGTAATCGATGCCTATAACCTCGATGGCGGCGGTTCCTCATCGCTAATTCTGAATAACCGGGTAATGAATAGACCTTCGGATGGCAGCTTGAGACCGGTGCCCACCCACTTTTTATTTTACAAATGA
- a CDS encoding FMN-dependent NADH-azoreductase has protein sequence MSNVLFIKANDRPADQAVSVQLYDAFLSAYKESHPGDTITELDLYNTDLPYYGNTVITGGYKAANGIEATPEEQKAAALAAQLQDQFLAADKVVFAFPLWNFTVPAPLVNYISYLSQAGKMFKYTAEGPVGLVGDKKVALLNARGSVYSVEPMASAEMSVRYVTNVLGFWGIQNPEVVVVEGHNASPDRSQEIVEAGLKLAKEVAASF, from the coding sequence ATGTCTAACGTTCTTTTTATTAAAGCTAATGACCGTCCTGCGGATCAAGCAGTTAGTGTTCAATTGTACGATGCATTCCTGAGCGCATACAAAGAGTCCCACCCAGGCGATACAATCACTGAGCTGGATCTCTACAATACGGATCTTCCTTACTACGGTAACACTGTAATCACTGGTGGTTACAAAGCAGCTAACGGTATCGAAGCAACACCAGAAGAGCAAAAAGCAGCAGCACTGGCTGCACAACTGCAGGATCAATTCCTGGCGGCTGATAAAGTGGTATTTGCATTCCCGCTGTGGAACTTCACTGTTCCAGCACCACTGGTGAACTACATTTCTTACCTGAGCCAAGCAGGCAAAATGTTCAAATACACTGCTGAAGGCCCTGTAGGTCTGGTAGGCGACAAAAAAGTTGCACTGCTTAACGCACGCGGCAGCGTATATTCCGTAGAGCCTATGGCATCTGCTGAAATGTCTGTTCGTTATGTAACGAACGTACTTGGCTTCTGGGGCATTCAAAACCCTGAAGTTGTTGTAGTTGAAGGTCACAATGCTTCACCTGATCGTTCCCAAGAGATCGTAGAAGCTGGTTTGAAATTGGCTAAAGAAGTGGCAGCAAGCTTCTAA
- a CDS encoding response regulator transcription factor, with product MKKVWQVVIVDIHPTSMLGTKLILEEQKDLTVRGMTSTGTEGLELVTMHKPDLILMDYRLPEGQADQYIAQIKELSNETHIVILTDEDNVKLFRHLMSIGASGMLSKQASPSQLIHLISGLREGYVSIPMSWLHSTDWGQPTDSQAEESLIELTETETFIMERIVQGVTYDKIASEINVSRRSIDNYLRKIYVKLEVSSRAQAIERYALHARQSKTVS from the coding sequence ATGAAAAAAGTATGGCAGGTGGTCATCGTAGATATCCACCCCACCAGCATGCTGGGTACAAAATTAATTTTGGAAGAGCAGAAGGATCTGACGGTGCGTGGTATGACTTCAACCGGAACGGAAGGCCTCGAACTTGTGACTATGCACAAGCCCGATCTGATTCTCATGGATTATCGTCTTCCAGAGGGACAGGCAGATCAATACATCGCTCAAATAAAAGAGCTGTCGAATGAAACACATATTGTTATTTTGACAGATGAAGATAACGTCAAGCTCTTCCGCCATCTAATGAGCATTGGAGCAAGCGGTATGTTATCGAAACAGGCTTCTCCAAGTCAACTGATTCATCTCATCTCCGGGCTGCGGGAGGGCTATGTTTCCATCCCGATGTCGTGGCTGCACAGTACAGATTGGGGCCAGCCTACCGATTCGCAGGCAGAAGAAAGTCTGATTGAATTAACAGAAACAGAAACTTTTATTATGGAAAGAATTGTTCAAGGGGTAACCTATGATAAAATAGCGAGTGAGATCAATGTGAGCAGACGCTCAATTGATAATTATTTGCGTAAAATCTATGTGAAGCTGGAAGTAAGCAGCAGAGCGCAGGCCATCGAACGTTATGCCCTGCATGCAAGGCAGTCCAAGACAGTGTCCTGA
- a CDS encoding PLP-dependent aminotransferase family protein, with amino-acid sequence MKYFFASRTNRLLSSPLRDIREMSGKEYFISLAEELPAEELFPFQLLEEAALSVFSSGPSALQYGEPAGYAPLREWLNNDWNVRKGIRTVSDQILLTTGTQQAIDLVMRLLLEPGDSVLVEHPTSPGCLEVLEMQGAAIVPVLGDQDGILPDLLEQHMQQVRPKLLFAAPSFSNPTGILWSMERREAVLDLCSRYGVLLVEDDSYGELHFDGLEPSAFYRKYPSLFALDTADQGGHVLHIGSFSKTVAPALRTGWAAGHPALIQAMTSVKRIADGQSSPMNQRLLYQLLAQSPFRWSDHLSMLNKEYKIRLKLMLELLKRPGWKGCSYHIPQGGMYLWVQLPEGLNSEALLKAALVKGVSFLPGTLCSTGTLDQRYIRLNFSHPGRDELLLGMNLISEAISEFTARS; translated from the coding sequence ATGAAATATTTCTTTGCTTCCCGAACCAACAGGCTTTTGTCTTCACCATTGAGGGATATCCGTGAGATGTCCGGCAAGGAGTATTTCATTTCACTCGCTGAAGAACTGCCTGCGGAGGAACTGTTTCCTTTTCAATTGCTGGAGGAAGCGGCACTGTCTGTTTTCAGTTCAGGTCCTTCTGCTCTGCAGTATGGTGAGCCCGCAGGATATGCCCCGCTAAGGGAATGGCTGAACAACGATTGGAATGTTCGCAAAGGTATACGGACTGTGTCCGACCAGATTCTGCTGACCACAGGTACCCAGCAGGCCATTGATCTCGTGATGCGTCTGCTGCTGGAGCCGGGAGACTCTGTGCTTGTAGAGCATCCTACCTCTCCTGGCTGTCTTGAAGTACTGGAAATGCAGGGAGCGGCCATTGTACCCGTCTTGGGAGATCAGGACGGCATTCTGCCGGATTTGTTGGAACAGCACATGCAGCAGGTGAGGCCGAAGCTGCTTTTTGCTGCACCCAGCTTTTCTAACCCTACCGGCATTCTGTGGAGCATGGAACGGAGAGAAGCCGTACTTGACTTGTGTTCTCGTTATGGAGTCCTGCTTGTCGAGGATGACTCCTATGGAGAGCTTCATTTTGACGGTTTGGAGCCGTCTGCGTTCTATCGAAAATACCCTTCACTCTTTGCACTGGATACCGCGGATCAGGGTGGACATGTTCTGCATATTGGCTCTTTCAGCAAAACGGTTGCACCCGCCCTCCGCACGGGATGGGCGGCAGGCCACCCGGCATTGATCCAGGCGATGACATCCGTTAAGCGAATTGCAGATGGACAGTCCAGTCCGATGAACCAACGGCTGCTGTATCAACTGCTCGCACAGTCTCCTTTCCGGTGGAGTGACCATTTGTCCATGCTGAACAAAGAGTACAAAATAAGACTTAAATTGATGTTAGAATTATTGAAAAGACCTGGCTGGAAAGGGTGCAGCTATCATATCCCTCAAGGGGGAATGTATCTGTGGGTGCAGCTGCCTGAAGGATTGAACAGTGAGGCATTGCTCAAGGCAGCTTTAGTAAAAGGGGTATCTTTTCTGCCCGGAACGCTATGTTCTACAGGCACGCTGGATCAACGATACATTCGGTTGAATTTCAGCCATCCGGGCCGTGATGAGCTGCTGCTTGGCATGAATCTCATTAGCGAAGCTATCTCGGAATTTACAGCACGGAGCTAG
- the bglX gene encoding beta-glucosidase BglX: MDLVNQMTLEEKVAQLLQLTANFYEGTDTQGQITGPMEEMGITESSVRASGSILGLSGAQAIMDVQQAYMKNSRLGIPLLFMADVVHGFKTIFPIPLAIGCSWDLELAEKSAEIAARESAVSGLHVTFAPMVDLVRDPRWGRVMETTGEDPYLNSLFAAAFVRGYQGDNLTEELDRLAACVKHFAAYGAAEGGRDYNTVDMSERQLREYYLPAYKAALDAGVEMVMTSFNTVDGIPASGNEKLMRGILRDEWGFDGVLISDWASIREMIAHGAAEDDREAAYRAIRAGVDMEMMTPCYVKHLPELVQKGEVEEHLVDEAVLRVLQLKDKLGLFDNPFRAADPVREREVVFSKEHREVSREIAAKSAVLLKNENQVLPLRLDANVALIGPFADSEDILGWWSCEGVKADAVKLGTALQERLPQGTVRMAQGSYVHTITKEQIAEALEAASQSDVIVLALGEDSEMSGEGGSRTDIRLPAAQLQLVQALQAVGKPIASVIFNGRPLDLNGVIAESHAVLEAWFPGSEGGAAIADVLTGAVNPSARLTMSFPQSVGQVPVYYNHFNTGRPINPDNTENRYVSQYIDSPNEPLFPFGYGLSYTTFAYGEIEVSGQEMTANDSLTVQLSVTNTGDRAGVETVQLYVRDVSGEVVRPMRELKDYVRLSLAPGETGTAVFTLHEEQLRYHHSDLSHRSDRGEFHVLVGPNSRDTQSRTFRLV; this comes from the coding sequence ATGGATTTGGTGAATCAAATGACGCTGGAGGAGAAGGTGGCCCAGCTGCTGCAGCTGACGGCCAATTTCTATGAAGGAACAGATACACAGGGCCAGATTACAGGTCCGATGGAAGAAATGGGCATCACGGAATCATCTGTACGTGCAAGTGGATCGATTTTAGGTTTATCCGGTGCACAGGCCATTATGGATGTACAGCAGGCCTATATGAAAAACAGCCGTCTTGGCATCCCGCTGCTGTTCATGGCAGACGTGGTTCATGGCTTCAAAACCATTTTCCCCATTCCGCTGGCGATCGGCTGCTCGTGGGATCTGGAGCTTGCGGAGAAAAGTGCGGAGATTGCCGCGCGTGAATCCGCTGTATCCGGTCTGCATGTAACCTTTGCACCGATGGTGGACCTGGTTCGTGATCCGCGGTGGGGTCGAGTCATGGAAACGACAGGTGAAGATCCGTATCTGAACAGCCTGTTTGCCGCTGCTTTTGTACGTGGATATCAAGGGGATAACCTGACAGAAGAGCTGGATCGTCTGGCAGCCTGTGTCAAACATTTTGCGGCATATGGTGCCGCGGAAGGCGGGCGTGATTACAACACGGTAGATATGTCAGAACGGCAGCTGCGTGAATATTATTTACCGGCATATAAGGCAGCACTGGATGCTGGTGTGGAGATGGTGATGACTTCATTCAACACGGTAGACGGTATTCCAGCCAGCGGGAATGAGAAGTTAATGCGCGGCATTTTGCGTGATGAATGGGGCTTCGATGGCGTATTGATCTCTGACTGGGCTTCGATCCGGGAGATGATTGCGCATGGTGCAGCTGAGGATGATCGTGAAGCTGCTTATCGCGCGATCCGCGCGGGTGTGGACATGGAGATGATGACTCCATGCTATGTTAAACATCTGCCTGAACTGGTTCAAAAGGGTGAAGTGGAGGAACATCTTGTAGATGAAGCCGTGCTGCGGGTGCTGCAGCTCAAAGACAAGCTGGGGCTGTTTGATAACCCCTTCCGCGCCGCTGATCCTGTTCGCGAGCGTGAAGTTGTCTTCTCCAAGGAGCACCGTGAAGTATCGCGGGAAATTGCTGCGAAATCTGCAGTGCTGCTGAAAAATGAAAATCAGGTCCTTCCACTCCGACTTGATGCGAACGTGGCATTGATCGGACCGTTCGCCGACAGTGAGGATATTCTCGGATGGTGGTCCTGTGAAGGCGTTAAAGCAGATGCGGTGAAGCTGGGTACAGCGCTTCAAGAACGTTTACCGCAAGGTACGGTTCGTATGGCGCAGGGCAGTTATGTGCACACCATCACGAAAGAACAGATTGCCGAAGCGCTTGAAGCTGCAAGTCAGTCTGATGTCATTGTGCTTGCATTGGGCGAAGATTCAGAGATGAGCGGTGAAGGCGGCTCACGCACTGACATTCGTCTGCCAGCCGCGCAGCTTCAGCTGGTGCAGGCACTGCAGGCCGTAGGTAAACCGATTGCGAGTGTTATTTTCAATGGCCGTCCGCTCGATCTGAACGGAGTTATTGCGGAATCGCATGCTGTACTTGAAGCCTGGTTCCCGGGAAGCGAAGGCGGAGCAGCCATTGCGGATGTACTCACGGGTGCGGTTAATCCATCTGCCAGACTGACGATGTCCTTCCCGCAATCGGTTGGGCAGGTACCGGTATATTACAATCATTTCAATACGGGGCGCCCAATCAACCCGGATAATACCGAGAATCGTTATGTTTCCCAATATATCGACAGTCCGAATGAACCGTTATTCCCATTTGGATACGGTCTTTCCTATACCACATTCGCTTATGGAGAGATTGAAGTGTCGGGTCAGGAGATGACTGCGAATGATTCTCTGACGGTTCAGTTGAGTGTAACCAATACAGGAGATCGTGCTGGTGTGGAGACTGTGCAATTGTACGTTCGGGATGTAAGCGGTGAAGTGGTTCGTCCTATGCGTGAGCTGAAAGATTATGTGAGGTTGTCCCTGGCCCCAGGCGAGACCGGCACAGCAGTGTTTACATTACATGAAGAGCAGCTGCGCTATCATCATTCTGATCTGAGCCATCGGAGTGATCGCGGAGAGTTTCATGTTTTGGTTGGACCCAACAGCAGAGACACACAAAGCCGTACATTCAGACTGGTTTAA
- a CDS encoding carbohydrate ABC transporter permease, with product MSKKAGRKPKIGTERMTILDYVIFAILLVLALMILIPFWNVVMISFATQKEYAENPFLMFPKEFTLDSYRALFANGSIMSGYKNTLILLVIGLPLSLFLTTSMAYGLSRSNFPFKKFLFFLVLFTMIFNGGIVPLYLIMKSLHLTGTLWSVILAGSFSAFNMILMMNYFYTLPESLMESARLDGAGEWRILFSVVLPLATPIMATITLFYGVAYWNSWYDAMIFLRKADQLPLQNVLRNIIVTSTTNASNASSVDAVKLSSFSMGMKMAAVFVTMVPIMCFFPMLQKHFAKGVLTGAIKT from the coding sequence ATGAGCAAAAAAGCTGGAAGAAAACCGAAAATCGGCACCGAACGAATGACGATTCTCGATTACGTAATATTTGCTATTTTGTTAGTGCTTGCGCTGATGATCCTGATTCCGTTCTGGAATGTCGTCATGATCTCGTTTGCAACGCAGAAAGAGTATGCGGAAAATCCGTTCCTGATGTTCCCGAAAGAGTTCACGCTGGATTCCTACCGAGCACTGTTCGCTAACGGAAGTATTATGTCTGGTTACAAAAATACATTGATTTTGCTGGTTATTGGTTTGCCGCTCAGCTTGTTCCTGACAACAAGTATGGCTTACGGTCTGAGCCGCAGCAATTTTCCGTTCAAAAAGTTTCTCTTTTTCCTGGTGCTGTTCACCATGATCTTTAACGGAGGGATCGTTCCTCTGTACCTGATTATGAAATCTTTGCATCTTACAGGAACGTTATGGTCCGTTATTCTGGCGGGAAGCTTCAGTGCCTTTAACATGATTCTGATGATGAACTACTTCTACACCCTGCCTGAATCGCTGATGGAATCAGCACGGCTGGATGGTGCAGGAGAGTGGAGAATTTTGTTCTCCGTCGTTCTTCCGCTGGCAACACCAATTATGGCAACCATCACACTTTTCTACGGGGTAGCCTACTGGAACAGCTGGTATGATGCGATGATCTTCCTGCGAAAAGCAGATCAGTTACCGCTGCAGAACGTGCTGCGCAACATCATTGTCACATCAACGACCAATGCTTCCAATGCATCCAGTGTCGATGCAGTCAAGCTGAGCAGCTTCTCCATGGGTATGAAGATGGCTGCGGTCTTTGTAACAATGGTACCAATTATGTGTTTCTTCCCAATGCTGCAAAAGCACTTTGCCAAAGGGGTATTAACAGGGGCTATCAAGACCTGA
- a CDS encoding DUF2161 family putative PD-(D/E)XK-type phosphodiesterase codes for MAVQYETELYSPVKTFFEQRGFDVKAEVKHCDLVGVSADQTEPLIVEMKKTFNLSLLLQGMQRLKLSPLVYLAVERNRTKRGAVNQRWGELTALCSQLGLGLLTVTFYKTKPPLIDVLCDPAVYSAAGKAVPSARKSGIRRQRLLKEFDERSGDYNTGGSTGRQLMTAYREKAIRVAAALRSSGESSPAALARQTGVGTAASILQKNYYGWFERVSRGKYMLTVKGIEALSEHVFVMQDQGLMTGEVDEWTEQDGVNGQDMNSDELEHAADEELALVAEVTEQYLLNTTKN; via the coding sequence ATGGCTGTACAGTATGAAACGGAGCTGTATTCCCCCGTCAAAACTTTTTTTGAACAGCGCGGATTCGATGTCAAGGCAGAGGTGAAGCACTGTGACCTAGTCGGAGTCAGCGCGGATCAGACTGAACCCCTTATTGTAGAGATGAAAAAAACGTTTAACCTGTCTCTGCTCCTGCAGGGCATGCAGCGCCTCAAGCTCAGCCCGCTCGTATACTTGGCGGTAGAGCGTAACCGAACCAAGCGCGGAGCCGTCAATCAGCGCTGGGGCGAACTAACCGCACTGTGCAGCCAGCTTGGTCTCGGGCTGCTGACGGTCACCTTTTACAAAACCAAACCACCTCTGATTGATGTACTTTGCGACCCTGCGGTGTACTCGGCTGCTGGCAAAGCCGTACCCTCCGCTCGAAAAAGCGGTATACGCCGGCAGCGTTTGCTTAAGGAGTTTGATGAACGGAGCGGAGATTACAATACAGGCGGCAGTACAGGCCGGCAGCTGATGACGGCTTATCGCGAAAAAGCGATACGTGTCGCAGCAGCCTTGAGGTCGAGCGGTGAATCTTCCCCGGCAGCACTTGCCCGGCAGACAGGTGTAGGCACAGCGGCATCCATTTTGCAAAAAAATTATTACGGCTGGTTTGAACGTGTCTCCCGCGGAAAGTACATGTTAACCGTTAAAGGGATTGAGGCATTATCCGAGCATGTATTTGTAATGCAGGATCAGGGTTTGATGACCGGGGAGGTTGACGAATGGACGGAACAGGATGGGGTCAACGGACAGGATATGAACTCGGATGAACTCGAGCATGCAGCGGATGAAGAGCTTGCCCTGGTCGCTGAAGTCACCGAACAATATCTCCTGAACACAACCAAAAACTAA